The Actinomycetota bacterium genome window below encodes:
- a CDS encoding ATP-dependent Clp protease ATP-binding subunit, producing MFERFTDRARRVVVLAQEEARMLNHNYIGTEHILLGLIHEGEGVAAKALESLGISLEAVRSQVEEIIGQGQTPPTGHIPFTPRAKKVLELSLREALQLGHNYIGTEHILLGLIREGEGVAAQVLVKLGADLNKVRQQVIQLLSGYAGGKGEPGQAGGEQAPTGSLVLDQFGRNLTQLARETKLDPVIGRDKEIERVMQVLSRRTKNNPVLIGEPGVGKTAIVEGLAQKIVKGEVPETLKGKQIYTLDLGALVAGSRYRGDFEERLKKVLKEIRTRGDIVLFIDELHTLVGAGAAEGAIDAASILKPMLARGELQTIGATTLEEYRKHLEKDAALERRFQPIQVAEPSVAHTIEILKGLRDRYESHHRVTITDDAVVAAANLADRYISDRFLPDKAIDLIDEAGSRMRIRRMTAPPDLREFDERIANVRRDKESAIDAQDFEKAARLRDSEKTLLGEKATREKEWKAGELDVLAEVTEEEIAEVLAIWTGIPVYKLTEEETAKLIRMEDELHRRIVNQTESVKAVSQAIRRTRAGLKDPKRPSGSFIFLGPSGVGKTELAKTLAEFLFGDEASLIQLDMSEYMEKHTVSRLIGSPPGYVGYEEGGQLTEAVRRKPFSVVLFDEIEKAHPDVFNTLLQILEDGRLTDAQGRAVDFKNTVIIMTSNLGTRDLEKSRGVGFSMTPDDGMDYDKMRDRVMEELKRNFRPEFLNRIDEIIVFHALTREHVKEIVDLMMKRVTEQLKAKDIEIVLTDQAKDLIAEKGYDPTLGARPLRRTIQRLIEDPLSEKLLWKEFGAATTIVVDVLGDELVFQTAPKSPDAPPVELAGQQES from the coding sequence GTGTTCGAGCGCTTTACCGACCGGGCACGTCGCGTCGTCGTTCTCGCGCAAGAAGAAGCGCGGATGCTCAACCACAACTACATCGGAACCGAGCACATCCTGCTCGGGCTGATCCACGAAGGCGAAGGCGTCGCCGCCAAGGCGCTGGAATCACTTGGCATCTCCCTCGAGGCGGTCCGGAGTCAGGTCGAAGAGATCATCGGTCAGGGACAGACGCCTCCCACCGGTCACATCCCGTTCACGCCGAGGGCCAAGAAGGTTCTCGAGCTGTCGCTCCGCGAAGCGCTGCAGCTCGGTCACAACTACATCGGCACCGAGCACATCCTCCTCGGCCTGATCCGCGAGGGCGAGGGCGTCGCCGCGCAGGTGCTCGTGAAGCTCGGCGCAGACTTGAACAAGGTCCGGCAGCAGGTCATCCAGCTGCTGTCGGGCTACGCAGGCGGCAAGGGAGAGCCCGGGCAGGCCGGCGGCGAGCAAGCGCCGACCGGTTCGCTCGTGCTCGACCAGTTCGGCCGCAACCTCACGCAGCTCGCGCGCGAGACCAAGCTCGACCCGGTCATCGGCCGCGACAAGGAGATCGAGCGCGTGATGCAGGTGCTGTCGCGCCGAACCAAGAACAACCCCGTCCTCATCGGCGAGCCCGGCGTCGGCAAGACCGCGATCGTCGAAGGCCTCGCGCAGAAGATCGTCAAGGGCGAGGTTCCCGAGACGCTCAAGGGCAAGCAGATCTACACGCTCGACCTCGGCGCGTTGGTCGCGGGTTCCCGTTACCGCGGCGACTTCGAGGAGCGCCTCAAGAAGGTCCTGAAGGAGATCCGCACCCGCGGCGACATCGTGCTGTTCATCGACGAGCTCCACACGCTCGTCGGCGCCGGCGCGGCCGAGGGCGCGATCGACGCGGCGAGCATCCTCAAGCCGATGCTCGCGCGCGGCGAGCTCCAGACGATCGGCGCGACGACCCTCGAGGAGTACCGCAAGCACCTCGAGAAGGACGCCGCGCTCGAGCGCCGCTTCCAGCCGATCCAGGTCGCCGAGCCGTCGGTCGCGCACACGATCGAGATCCTCAAGGGGCTCCGCGACCGCTACGAGTCGCACCACCGCGTCACGATCACCGACGATGCCGTCGTCGCGGCGGCCAACCTGGCCGACCGCTACATCAGCGACCGGTTCCTGCCCGACAAGGCGATCGACCTCATCGACGAGGCCGGCAGTCGCATGCGGATCCGCCGCATGACGGCCCCGCCGGACCTCCGCGAGTTCGACGAGCGGATCGCGAACGTCCGCCGGGACAAGGAGTCGGCGATCGACGCCCAGGACTTCGAGAAGGCCGCGCGGCTGCGCGACTCCGAGAAGACCCTGCTCGGCGAGAAGGCGACGCGCGAGAAGGAGTGGAAGGCCGGCGAGCTCGACGTGCTGGCGGAGGTGACCGAGGAAGAGATCGCGGAGGTCCTCGCGATCTGGACAGGCATCCCCGTCTACAAGCTCACCGAGGAAGAGACGGCCAAGCTCATCCGCATGGAGGATGAGCTCCACCGGCGCATCGTGAATCAGACCGAATCGGTGAAGGCGGTGTCGCAGGCGATCCGTCGCACGCGCGCCGGCCTCAAGGACCCGAAGCGTCCGTCCGGCTCGTTCATCTTCCTCGGCCCCTCGGGCGTGGGGAAGACCGAGCTCGCCAAGACGCTCGCCGAGTTCCTGTTCGGCGACGAGGCCTCGCTGATCCAGCTCGACATGAGCGAGTACATGGAGAAGCACACCGTGTCTCGTCTGATCGGCTCTCCGCCGGGCTACGTCGGCTACGAGGAGGGCGGCCAGCTCACCGAGGCCGTGCGTCGCAAGCCGTTCTCGGTCGTGCTCTTCGATGAGATCGAGAAGGCGCACCCGGACGTGTTCAACACGTTGCTCCAGATCCTGGAGGACGGGCGTCTGACCGACGCTCAGGGTCGCGCGGTGGACTTCAAGAACACCGTGATCATCATGACGTCGAACCTCGGGACGCGTGACCTCGAGAAGTCGCGGGGCGTCGGGTTCTCGATGACACCGGACGACGGCATGGACTACGACAAGATGCGCGACCGGGTGATGGAAGAGCTTAAGCGCAACTTCCGTCCGGAGTTCCTCAACCGCATCGACGAGATCATCGTCTTCCACGCGCTCACGCGCGAGCACGTCAAGGAGATCGTGGATCTCATGATGAAGCGCGTGACCGAGCAGCTGAAGGCGAAGGACATCGAGATCGTCCTGACCGATCAAGCGAAGGACCTGATCGCCGAGAAGGGCTACGACCCGACCCTGGGCGCGAGGCCGCTCCGTCGCACGATCCAGCGGCTGATCGAGGACCCGCTGTCCGAGAAGCTGCTCTGGAAGGAGTTCGGCGCGGCGACGACGATCGTCGTCGACGTGCTCGGCGACGAGCTGGTCTTCCAGACGGCGCCGAAGTCGCCGGACGCTCCGCCGGTCGAGCTCGCAGGACAGCAGGAAAGCTAA
- the lysS gene encoding lysine--tRNA ligase, whose amino-acid sequence MADRLEDLEQQRIAKVEALRVSGIDPYPVRFDRSHTAAEIHAAHDGIEPGAATGERVAVAGRLMLNRRQGKLSFGVLRDASGEIQLFVEQARLGDASYELFQDMDLGDWVGAHGEVVKTKRGEVSVRIESFMLLAKAIRPLPEKWHGLRDVEQRYRQRYLDLLMNPASRRIVEIRSRAVDEMRSFLRARGFMEVETPMLQPTPGGALAKPFVTHMNALDLDLYLRIAPELYLKRLIVGGLERVFEINRNFRNEGTSVKYNPEFTMLEAYQAFADYDDMMPLLEEMIGHVAQTVLGTTDHTYQGRPMPLAAPFPRRRLIELASEAIGEKLDLDMSPADVGKIADAHGVPVDPGWGTGKVVVEIYEKHVEPNLFEPTFVLDFPRETSPLARPHRDDPRFTEHFDLVIAGMEVGPAYSELTDPVDQRARFEAQARAHAAGDEEAMVVDEDFLRALEYGMPPTGGLGFGVDRFTMILADVPSIREVILFPLLRPES is encoded by the coding sequence ATGGCGGACCGGCTCGAAGACCTGGAGCAACAGCGCATCGCCAAGGTCGAAGCGCTGCGCGTGAGCGGCATCGACCCGTACCCCGTCCGCTTCGATCGCTCGCACACCGCGGCCGAGATCCACGCCGCGCACGACGGGATCGAGCCCGGCGCCGCGACCGGCGAACGGGTCGCCGTCGCCGGCCGCCTCATGCTCAACCGCCGTCAAGGGAAGCTCTCGTTCGGGGTGCTGCGCGACGCGTCCGGGGAGATCCAGCTGTTCGTCGAGCAGGCCCGGCTCGGAGACGCGTCCTACGAGCTGTTCCAGGATATGGACCTCGGCGATTGGGTCGGCGCGCACGGCGAGGTCGTGAAGACCAAGCGCGGGGAGGTCTCGGTCCGGATAGAAAGCTTCATGCTGCTCGCCAAGGCGATCCGTCCCCTCCCCGAGAAGTGGCACGGCCTCCGCGACGTCGAGCAGCGGTACCGGCAGCGCTATCTCGATCTCCTCATGAACCCGGCGTCGCGCCGGATCGTCGAGATCCGCTCGCGAGCCGTCGACGAGATGCGATCCTTCCTTCGCGCGCGCGGCTTCATGGAGGTCGAGACGCCGATGCTTCAGCCGACACCCGGGGGCGCGCTCGCGAAGCCGTTCGTCACGCACATGAACGCGCTCGACCTCGACCTGTATCTGCGCATCGCGCCGGAGCTGTACCTCAAGCGGCTGATCGTCGGCGGCCTGGAGCGCGTCTTCGAGATCAACCGCAACTTCCGCAACGAGGGCACGAGCGTGAAGTACAACCCCGAGTTCACGATGCTCGAGGCGTATCAAGCCTTCGCCGACTACGACGACATGATGCCGTTGCTCGAGGAGATGATCGGTCACGTCGCGCAGACGGTGCTGGGCACGACCGACCACACCTACCAGGGGAGGCCGATGCCGCTCGCCGCGCCGTTCCCGCGTCGACGGCTCATCGAGCTCGCTTCCGAAGCGATCGGCGAGAAGCTGGACCTCGACATGTCCCCGGCCGACGTGGGCAAGATCGCCGATGCGCACGGCGTGCCGGTCGATCCCGGGTGGGGAACCGGGAAGGTCGTCGTCGAGATCTACGAGAAGCATGTCGAGCCCAACCTGTTCGAGCCGACGTTCGTGCTCGACTTCCCGCGCGAGACCTCGCCGCTGGCCCGGCCGCATCGGGACGATCCGCGCTTCACCGAGCACTTCGACCTGGTGATCGCCGGGATGGAGGTCGGGCCCGCGTACAGCGAGCTGACCGATCCGGTGGACCAAAGAGCTCGCTTCGAGGCTCAGGCGCGAGCCCACGCGGCCGGCGACGAGGAAGCGATGGTCGTGGATGAGGATTTCCTGAGAGCCCTCGAATACGGGATGCCGCCCACCGGCGGGCTCGGGTTCGGCGTCGATCGGTTCACGATGATCCTGGCCGATGTCCCAAGCATCAGGGAGGTAATCCTTTTCCCGCTCCTGCGGCCGGAGTCATAA
- a CDS encoding type III pantothenate kinase yields MLLGVDVGNTQTTIGMFERAELEQHWRISSDPDRTADELALIIQGLLSQVGLSFTRQITGVVISSVVPRMTQAMREMVERYFRFPAIIVEPGVKTGMPILTDNPKEVGADRIVNAVAAFESYGGPCIVVDFGTATTFDAVSVKGEYLGGSIAPGVEISTNALVNAGAQLRRVEYTPPRSVIGKTTVEAIQSGVLYGFAGQVDAIVERMAKELGGKVEVVATGGLAPVIMPETVTIDHHEPWLTLQGLRIIYDRNTE; encoded by the coding sequence ATGCTCCTCGGGGTTGACGTCGGGAACACCCAAACCACGATCGGCATGTTCGAGCGCGCCGAGCTCGAGCAGCACTGGCGCATCTCGTCCGATCCCGACCGCACCGCCGACGAGCTGGCGCTGATCATCCAGGGCTTGCTCAGCCAGGTCGGCCTTTCGTTCACGCGCCAGATCACCGGGGTCGTCATCTCGAGCGTGGTCCCGCGCATGACGCAGGCGATGCGGGAGATGGTCGAACGTTACTTCCGGTTCCCGGCGATCATCGTCGAGCCGGGGGTGAAGACCGGGATGCCGATCCTCACCGACAACCCGAAAGAGGTCGGCGCCGACCGCATCGTCAACGCCGTAGCCGCGTTCGAATCGTACGGCGGCCCGTGCATCGTCGTGGATTTCGGGACCGCCACGACGTTCGACGCGGTGAGCGTCAAAGGGGAGTACCTCGGCGGCTCGATCGCGCCCGGCGTCGAGATCTCGACCAACGCCCTCGTCAACGCCGGCGCACAGCTCCGCCGCGTCGAATACACGCCACCCCGCAGCGTCATCGGCAAGACCACCGTCGAGGCGATCCAGTCCGGCGTCCTCTACGGCTTCGCGGGACAGGTCGACGCGATCGTCGAGCGGATGGCGAAAGAGCTCGGCGGCAAGGTCGAGGTCGTCGCGACCGGCGGGCTCGCCCCGGTGATCATGCCGGAGACCGTGACGATCGATCATCATGAGCCCTGGCTGACGCTGCAGGGCCTGCGCATCATCTACGACCGCAACACAGAGTAA
- the nadC gene encoding carboxylating nicotinate-nucleotide diphosphorylase, with translation MIDDPIHEAVHLAIAEDLAEASDLTTEAIVPERVRGFARLVAEQDAVLAGSEPCTRSFIELDHDATVGWSAKDGDRVRPGDVVATVEGMLRGILTAERAALNFVQRLSGVATLTDAFVQRAGGVEIRDTRKTTPGLRFLEKAAVRAGGGANHRMGLSDAYLIKDNHIAVAGSVTEAIARARAAHPSLWIEIECDTLEQVHQAIEAGAHELLLDNMDLATLTEAVRLAEGRAKTEASGGVTLSTIGDIARTGVGSISVGALTHSAPAVDFSLEVDGDAPRG, from the coding sequence TTGATCGACGACCCGATCCACGAAGCCGTTCACCTGGCGATCGCAGAGGACCTCGCCGAGGCTTCGGATCTCACCACCGAGGCGATCGTCCCTGAAAGGGTGCGAGGCTTCGCGCGGCTGGTTGCCGAACAGGACGCGGTCCTCGCCGGCTCCGAGCCCTGCACGCGGAGCTTCATCGAGCTGGACCACGACGCGACCGTTGGATGGAGCGCGAAGGACGGCGACCGCGTGCGACCCGGCGACGTCGTGGCTACGGTCGAGGGAATGTTACGCGGGATCCTCACCGCCGAGCGCGCCGCGTTGAACTTCGTGCAGAGGCTCTCAGGCGTCGCGACCCTTACCGACGCCTTCGTACAGCGCGCCGGCGGGGTGGAGATCCGCGACACGCGCAAGACCACTCCGGGCCTTCGGTTCCTCGAGAAAGCTGCCGTACGTGCCGGCGGGGGAGCGAACCACCGCATGGGACTCAGCGACGCTTACCTGATCAAGGACAACCACATCGCAGTGGCCGGATCGGTGACCGAGGCGATCGCGAGGGCGAGGGCCGCTCACCCTTCGCTCTGGATCGAGATCGAGTGCGACACGCTCGAGCAGGTGCATCAAGCGATCGAAGCCGGCGCGCACGAGCTTCTCCTCGACAACATGGACCTCGCCACCTTGACGGAGGCCGTGCGTCTCGCCGAGGGCCGCGCGAAAACTGAAGCCTCGGGAGGCGTCACGCTCTCCACGATCGGCGATATCGCGCGGACCGGCGTCGGTTCGATCTCGGTCGGAGCCCTGACCCACTCGGCCCCCGCCGTCGATTTCAGCCTGGAGGTAGACGGCGATGCTCCTCGGGGTTGA